The Conexivisphaera calida genome includes a region encoding these proteins:
- a CDS encoding glycosyltransferase — protein sequence MNALLVYVAATAGLALAASGAEAGMLIYSNRSRDAQDPDPPVDEYPKISVIIPAYREGAHVMDAVNSAVGMDYPSDKLEVILALEGDDEVTMRSLGKLANCTDAPCERGGVPVRTVINSSGSRSKPAALSEAARAADGDVICVLDADDVLDAEAAKAAVHVMAGDVAAVQLARDTRNPRERGSLTLAQHGELEVNNNYLIPAMKGLSGFVPILGSGYFVSRSALREVGMWNPKAPAEDLDLAMRLYERGYRVEFLSSPRVHTLAVTSLRRLLRQRERWIRGTLLLMPKATRILGRTWPVVLSYMISPVAWMLADAWPVIWFLSPGTQVLIAGATVASLALYAFKIKMQGGTASAPLVSIVYALATWLALGRLLIEPRSWTGTRA from the coding sequence TTGAACGCGCTCCTGGTGTACGTAGCGGCGACGGCGGGCCTGGCGCTGGCTGCCTCCGGGGCCGAGGCGGGCATGCTGATCTACTCCAATAGGTCACGCGATGCACAGGATCCGGATCCCCCGGTAGACGAATATCCGAAGATCTCGGTGATAATTCCGGCGTATAGGGAGGGAGCGCATGTCATGGATGCAGTGAATTCCGCGGTCGGAATGGACTACCCCAGCGATAAACTCGAGGTCATATTGGCCCTGGAGGGAGATGATGAGGTGACGATGAGATCACTGGGGAAGCTCGCGAACTGCACCGACGCACCGTGTGAACGCGGCGGAGTTCCAGTGCGCACGGTGATCAACTCGAGCGGCTCCAGGAGCAAGCCGGCCGCGCTGTCGGAGGCGGCGAGGGCTGCCGACGGGGACGTGATATGTGTGCTGGACGCGGATGATGTGCTGGACGCGGAGGCTGCGAAGGCAGCGGTGCACGTCATGGCAGGCGACGTGGCGGCGGTGCAGCTGGCCAGGGACACCAGAAACCCGAGGGAGAGGGGATCGCTGACGCTCGCACAGCATGGGGAGCTGGAGGTCAACAATAATTATCTGATACCGGCCATGAAGGGGCTTTCGGGATTCGTGCCGATACTCGGCTCTGGATACTTTGTGTCCAGGAGCGCGCTCAGGGAAGTGGGAATGTGGAACCCAAAGGCACCCGCTGAGGATCTGGACCTGGCGATGAGGCTGTACGAGAGAGGATACCGCGTCGAGTTCCTCAGCTCTCCGCGTGTGCACACGCTTGCGGTCACGAGCCTTAGAAGGCTCCTCAGGCAGAGGGAGAGATGGATCCGGGGAACCCTGCTGCTCATGCCGAAGGCGACCAGGATCCTGGGCAGGACGTGGCCGGTCGTGCTCTCATACATGATATCGCCCGTGGCATGGATGCTGGCGGATGCCTGGCCGGTCATATGGTTCCTGAGCCCGGGAACACAGGTGCTCATAGCTGGTGCTACGGTCGCATCGCTCGCGCTTTACGCGTTCAAGATAAAGATGCAGGGCGGCACGGCATCAGCGCCGCTCGTCTCGATTGTCTATGCATTGGCCACATGGCTGGCGCTGGGCAGGCTGCTGATAGAGCCCAGGTCATGGACTGGAACTAGGGCCTGA
- a CDS encoding HEPN domain-containing protein: MAEGSSSMDLAMKDFRAARRSAAEGRYALACMAAQQAAMEALVALAEASGRSASGRTLADVLEELGGEYDVSSMIRAASELDSYYEGGGEESDGYALNEIAAARALTRAEQLIVWANDHLPRTRTSRRLMSI, encoded by the coding sequence GTGGCGGAGGGTAGCTCGAGCATGGATCTGGCTATGAAGGACTTCAGGGCGGCCAGACGCAGCGCGGCGGAGGGTAGATATGCGCTGGCATGCATGGCAGCACAGCAGGCCGCGATGGAGGCGCTTGTTGCGCTCGCAGAGGCCTCGGGGAGGAGCGCCAGCGGAAGAACGCTCGCGGATGTCCTAGAAGAGCTGGGAGGCGAATACGACGTCTCATCGATGATCCGCGCCGCCTCAGAACTCGACTCATACTACGAGGGAGGTGGAGAGGAATCGGATGGCTACGCGCTGAACGAGATCGCGGCGGCCAGGGCGCTGACGCGCGCGGAGCAGCTGATAGTGTGGGCGAACGATCACCTTCCTAGGACGAGGACCAGTCGACGATTGATGTCAATTTAG
- a CDS encoding radical SAM protein, with product MQVPGGPRTWLRAARKYAEHSIGRTPAPMFASYFVTYRCNLKCKFCFIRRDDSPELDAQGAMEVVRRICATGVPTLDFSGGEPFLRPDMEELGALSKEMGCITGVNTNGTVIDERRAARAANSFDYVTISIDGPEEVHDEIRGARGTYARARNAMKVLRDAGARVGVSSVVMPSNAEGIIRALDDLRGLYEYVIVQAVMPPEGPSGDGVRRLISRLEEMKSSGLDVLVPRQFLEGIPDYLDGRTPKICDAMRLYFAVDPMGQLLACGARTDITMGSVLNGDILEMLSSPPQEAVSKVENCGGCWIACTTGTSLAVRNPISYLRWTV from the coding sequence ATGCAGGTGCCCGGTGGGCCCCGAACTTGGCTGAGGGCTGCCAGGAAGTATGCCGAGCACTCCATTGGACGGACCCCCGCACCCATGTTCGCCTCATACTTCGTCACATATAGGTGTAATTTGAAGTGCAAGTTCTGCTTCATAAGGAGGGACGACAGCCCAGAGCTGGACGCGCAGGGAGCAATGGAGGTCGTGCGCAGGATATGCGCCACCGGCGTGCCGACCCTGGACTTCAGCGGCGGGGAACCGTTTCTCAGGCCGGACATGGAGGAACTGGGCGCGCTCTCCAAGGAAATGGGGTGTATAACCGGCGTCAACACCAACGGCACCGTCATCGATGAGAGGAGGGCCGCGAGGGCCGCCAACTCCTTCGACTATGTAACAATATCGATAGACGGGCCGGAGGAGGTGCACGATGAGATAAGGGGGGCCAGGGGCACATATGCGCGCGCGAGGAATGCGATGAAGGTGCTGAGGGATGCGGGTGCCAGAGTTGGCGTAAGCTCCGTTGTAATGCCGTCCAACGCGGAGGGGATAATCCGTGCCTTGGACGACCTGCGCGGCCTGTACGAGTACGTCATAGTGCAGGCGGTCATGCCGCCCGAGGGACCATCCGGGGATGGCGTGCGCAGGTTGATCTCCCGGCTGGAGGAGATGAAGAGCTCCGGCCTGGACGTGCTGGTTCCCCGGCAGTTTCTGGAGGGAATACCCGATTACTTGGATGGAAGGACCCCGAAGATATGCGACGCGATGAGGCTGTACTTCGCAGTGGATCCCATGGGACAGCTCCTAGCGTGCGGCGCGAGGACCGATATAACTATGGGAAGTGTTCTCAATGGCGACATATTGGAGATGCTCTCCAGCCCACCTCAGGAGGCCGTAAGCAAGGTGGAAAACTGCGGCGGGTGCTGGATAGCCTGCACGACCGGCACCAGTCTCGCGGTGAGGAATCCTATTTCATATCTCAGGTGGACCGTGTGA